One segment of Mycolicibacterium sp. YH-1 DNA contains the following:
- a CDS encoding MaoC family dehydratase — protein MSGGPFFDDLAVGQVFDWAPSMTLTAGTASVHQSILGDRMRLPLDSVLTHEVTGAGTALAHPALVADVAIGQSTLATQRVKANLFYRGLTFFRFPVIGDTLYTRTEVVGLKQNSAKPGRAATGLAALRMTTIDQADRLVLDFYRCAMLPLSSEVTQTGHTDDLSTIGSDLAPAADPTADWDVEAFRRRVPGPYFDPGIAGTVLHSTGDVVSSAPELARLSLNIAATHHDSRVGGQRLVYGGHTIGLALAQVSRALPNLVTVLGWESCDHTGPVHEGDTLHSEIYVEAATERPGGGGVLSLRSLVYAVGEQDRQVLDWRFTALQF, from the coding sequence ATGTCGGGCGGCCCCTTCTTCGATGACCTGGCGGTCGGTCAGGTCTTCGACTGGGCACCGTCGATGACCCTGACCGCCGGCACGGCCTCGGTCCACCAGTCGATACTCGGGGATCGCATGCGATTACCCCTGGACTCGGTACTGACCCACGAGGTGACCGGAGCGGGCACCGCGCTGGCCCACCCCGCGCTGGTCGCCGATGTGGCGATCGGCCAGAGCACACTGGCCACGCAACGTGTGAAGGCCAACCTGTTCTATCGCGGGCTGACGTTCTTCCGCTTCCCGGTCATCGGCGACACCCTGTACACGCGAACCGAGGTGGTGGGCCTCAAGCAGAACTCTGCCAAACCTGGCCGTGCCGCAACGGGTCTGGCGGCCCTGCGGATGACGACGATCGATCAGGCGGACCGGTTGGTCCTGGACTTCTACCGTTGCGCGATGCTGCCGTTGAGTTCCGAGGTGACCCAGACCGGCCACACCGATGACCTGTCGACCATCGGATCCGACCTCGCCCCGGCCGCTGACCCCACGGCGGACTGGGACGTCGAGGCCTTCCGGCGACGCGTACCCGGACCGTATTTCGATCCCGGGATCGCGGGCACGGTGCTGCACAGCACAGGCGATGTCGTCAGCAGCGCACCCGAACTCGCCCGGCTGAGCCTCAACATCGCCGCGACGCACCACGATTCGCGGGTCGGCGGGCAGCGACTGGTGTACGGCGGGCACACCATCGGGTTGGCCCTGGCGCAGGTGTCGAGGGCGCTGCCCAACCTCGTCACGGTGCTGGGCTGGGAGTCCTGCGATCACACCGGGCCGGTGCACGAGGGCGACACCCTCCACAGCGAGATCTATGTCGAGGCGGCGACCGAACGGCCAGGCGGCGGCGGTGTCCTTTCGCTGCGTTCACTGGTCTACGCGGTCGGTGAGCAGGACCGTCAGGTGCTGGACTGGAGATTCACCGCACTGCAGTTCTAA
- a CDS encoding acyl-CoA dehydrogenase family protein, translating to MSTTDISEDEAMLVDTVRAFIDRDVKPTVREVEHANEYPEAWIEQMKRIGIFGLAVPEAYGGSPVSTRCYALVTQELARGWMSLAGAMGGHTVVAKLIDLFGTTEQKQRYLPSMASGELRATMALTEPGGGSDLQAMTTAARIDGQDLVINGAKTWISNARRSGLIALLCKTDPHAVPRHAGISIVLAEHGAGLTVSRDLPKLGYKGVESCELSFEDYRVPATAILGEEPGRGFAQMMKGLETGRIQVASRALGVATAALEDALAYAQQRESFGQPIWKHQAVGHYLADMATKLTAARQLVFYAADRYDSGERADMEAGMAKLFASETAMEIALNAVRIHGGYGYSTEYDVERYFRDAPLMIVGEGTNEIQRNVIAGQLVARGGI from the coding sequence ATGAGTACGACAGATATCAGCGAAGACGAAGCCATGCTGGTGGACACCGTCCGGGCGTTCATCGACAGGGATGTGAAGCCGACCGTGCGCGAGGTCGAGCACGCCAACGAGTATCCCGAGGCGTGGATAGAACAGATGAAGCGCATCGGCATATTCGGCCTGGCGGTACCCGAGGCCTATGGCGGTTCACCGGTCTCGACCCGCTGCTATGCGCTGGTCACACAGGAGTTGGCGCGCGGCTGGATGAGCCTGGCCGGGGCCATGGGCGGCCACACCGTCGTCGCAAAGCTGATCGACCTGTTCGGCACCACCGAGCAGAAGCAGCGCTACCTGCCGTCCATGGCCAGCGGCGAGCTGCGCGCCACGATGGCGCTCACCGAACCCGGCGGCGGCTCGGATCTGCAAGCCATGACCACCGCGGCCCGTATCGACGGTCAGGATCTGGTGATCAACGGTGCCAAGACCTGGATCTCCAACGCGCGGCGTTCCGGTCTGATCGCCCTGTTGTGCAAGACCGATCCCCACGCGGTGCCCAGACATGCGGGCATCTCGATCGTGCTCGCCGAACACGGTGCTGGCCTGACGGTTTCACGTGACCTGCCCAAGCTCGGCTACAAGGGTGTCGAGTCGTGCGAATTGTCGTTCGAGGACTACCGGGTACCCGCCACGGCCATCCTCGGCGAGGAACCGGGTCGGGGCTTCGCACAGATGATGAAGGGCCTGGAGACCGGCCGCATCCAGGTCGCGTCGCGGGCACTCGGCGTGGCCACCGCCGCACTGGAGGACGCACTGGCCTACGCCCAGCAGCGGGAGAGCTTCGGTCAGCCGATCTGGAAGCACCAGGCGGTCGGCCACTACCTGGCCGATATGGCGACCAAGCTCACCGCCGCGCGCCAACTCGTGTTCTACGCCGCCGACCGCTACGACAGCGGTGAGCGCGCCGACATGGAGGCCGGTATGGCGAAGCTGTTCGCGTCGGAGACGGCAATGGAGATCGCGCTCAACGCCGTTCGCATTCACGGCGGCTACGGCTACTCCACCGAGTACGACGTGGAGCGCTACTTCCGCGACGCCCCGCTGATGATCGTCGGCGAGGGCACGAATGAGATCCAACGCAATGTCATCGCCGGGCAGCTCGTCGCCCGTGGCGGCATCTGA
- a CDS encoding GntR family transcriptional regulator, with protein MRPAPAYQELRQRLRDEIAAGVYRDGARLPTESELVAHHGLSRQTVRRAFQDLVAEGIVYRVPGRGTYANDPGRYLRQLGSVEDLMSLSEDTTMEVTSGLHRRVDVEAASRLRLVEDVVYAVNFRRLHDGVPFVLTRVYLPESVARHVLGSPEVADGAVSTTTVIALIEPHLADPIAEAAQSITVGPADQEVADAVGCALRHPMLRVDRLYSDATGTPVELATSHFLPEQYTYRVTLRRSS; from the coding sequence ATGCGACCCGCCCCGGCATATCAGGAACTTCGGCAACGCCTCCGCGACGAGATCGCGGCGGGCGTCTACCGCGACGGGGCCCGGCTGCCAACGGAGTCCGAACTCGTTGCGCACCACGGACTGTCCCGTCAGACCGTGCGACGCGCCTTTCAGGACCTGGTCGCCGAGGGGATCGTCTACCGAGTCCCCGGCCGCGGCACCTACGCCAACGATCCTGGGCGCTACCTGCGCCAACTCGGCTCCGTTGAGGACTTGATGAGCCTGTCCGAGGACACCACCATGGAGGTGACCTCGGGCCTGCACCGGCGAGTCGACGTCGAGGCTGCCAGCCGGCTGCGCCTGGTCGAGGACGTCGTCTACGCCGTCAACTTCCGCCGATTACACGACGGCGTCCCCTTCGTCCTGACCCGGGTGTACCTGCCGGAGTCGGTGGCGCGGCATGTGCTGGGCTCACCTGAGGTGGCCGACGGAGCGGTCAGCACCACGACAGTCATCGCGCTCATCGAACCCCACCTGGCCGACCCGATAGCCGAAGCAGCACAGTCAATTACGGTCGGGCCTGCCGATCAGGAGGTCGCCGACGCGGTCGGCTGCGCGCTGCGCCATCCCATGCTGCGGGTTGACAGGCTGTACTCCGACGCCACCGGGACGCCCGTCGAGTTGGCCACCAGCCACTTCCTGCCCGAGCAGTACACCTACCGAGTGACGCTGCGCCGCTCCAGCTAG
- a CDS encoding enoyl-CoA hydratase/isomerase family protein gives MGLRVVDLADEPFAVSSGLVVATGDVSATAAEYWLRKATFTLTEHPSDDIRTVSVPSVGEAVEELRERVTRWPTAAAVCEDVLRALDEDAPAYNGVITESLAYSTLQSGSEFGRWLAERGPARSPEEPDPVQAERVGDVLYVRFNRPKRHNAFSTPARAALLEALEIARVDPSVTEMVLTGNGPSFCSGGDLAEFGSFADPAAAHLARTRYSPALALDAITARLGRACRAEVHGQVLGSGLEMAAFCGHVTCRAGATLGLPELALGLLPGAGGTVSITRRIGRWRTAYLVLSGRFIDSATALRWGLVDAVTE, from the coding sequence ATGGGCCTGCGCGTCGTCGACCTGGCAGACGAACCGTTCGCGGTGTCGTCGGGACTGGTGGTCGCAACCGGGGACGTGTCGGCGACTGCCGCCGAATACTGGTTGAGGAAAGCCACTTTCACGCTGACCGAACACCCCAGCGACGATATTCGCACGGTCAGCGTGCCCTCTGTGGGTGAGGCAGTCGAGGAACTCCGGGAGCGGGTGACGCGGTGGCCGACGGCCGCGGCTGTCTGCGAGGACGTGTTGCGCGCCCTCGACGAAGACGCCCCCGCCTACAACGGCGTCATCACCGAGTCCCTGGCCTACTCGACCCTGCAGTCGGGGTCCGAGTTCGGCCGCTGGCTCGCCGAGCGCGGTCCGGCGCGCTCACCGGAGGAGCCCGACCCCGTGCAGGCCGAACGGGTCGGTGACGTCCTGTACGTCCGGTTCAACCGGCCCAAGCGGCACAACGCGTTCTCGACACCCGCACGTGCCGCACTGCTGGAGGCGTTGGAGATCGCGCGCGTCGACCCGAGCGTCACCGAGATGGTGCTCACCGGAAACGGGCCGTCGTTCTGCAGCGGCGGCGACCTCGCCGAGTTCGGCAGCTTCGCCGATCCCGCCGCCGCGCATCTGGCCCGCACCCGATACAGCCCGGCCCTGGCGCTCGACGCGATCACCGCCAGGCTGGGGCGCGCGTGCCGGGCCGAGGTGCACGGTCAGGTGCTGGGCAGCGGTCTGGAGATGGCGGCGTTCTGCGGTCACGTGACGTGCCGGGCGGGCGCGACGCTTGGCCTGCCCGAACTCGCCCTTGGCCTACTGCCCGGAGCGGGCGGCACCGTCAGCATCACCAGGCGCATCGGCCGGTGGCGCACGGCGTACCTGGTGCTCTCCGGCCGGTTCATCGACTCGGCCACGGCACTGCGCTGGGGGCTCGTCGACGCCGTCACCGAGTGA